The Zingiber officinale cultivar Zhangliang chromosome 9A, Zo_v1.1, whole genome shotgun sequence genome window below encodes:
- the LOC122019265 gene encoding uncharacterized protein LOC122019265 — MHSPSSDEVNQPPSQMRRDKLTLRLAEKERELERMSWDRACQLAALHDMGTLYRLAKSRVHAEKAMKEEYQSSLQHQLSLQERLQREHETEISLLRACLNAKQDTIAQQQAVIRSLHAELARALNAPEAPEFPDISSRSMTAILRSFASQEKPSVVVLQALNEELTQGLSSDPATSVGLQPLEPQTSNAVATSTLIEPSAPSPADSALLRVSDRPATEPSPAGQVPSPPPTMNLRLEREGKRVAPVTATSPPPPRRQRVVGISSPSRSSDTSLAQEKASDLGIADLSLEISCKENFLNTRTCSASLSAVQQAAELQRENAVLKASLRELEPLVASSTPPEPSLGNLDVYLRAAGESTSSARANSHAAFDKLQKLEAALKTSESSLASEAECHRSAVSELKNKEAELLSRSAELTLLRQSQELLQIGLADAQALALASVAREVTMQTQWETCQATLQSLQADLLKAQEAASQGQSDLSVARAEAAENKNSLEVYQAGEPGRLKVYRLAYIRSSLFLRKLGS, encoded by the exons ATGCATTCTCCTTCTTCTGATGAGGTTAATCAACCCCCCTCCCAAATGCGGCGAGATAAACTCACCTTACGTCTTGCCGAGAAGGAACGTGAACTGGAACGTATGTCCTGGGATCGGGCCTGTCAGCTGGCCGCCCTGCATGATATGGGCACCCTGTATCGTCTTGCAAAATCTCGCGTGCATGCGGAAAAGGCGATGAAGGAGGAATACCAGTCTAGCCTGCAACACCAACTTAGCCTCCAAGAACGTTTGCAACGAGAGCACGAGACGGAGATATCTCTCCTTCGTGCGTGCCTTAACGCCAAGCAAGACACGATCGCTCAGCAACAAGCAGTCATCAGATCCTTACACGCAGAGCTGGCTCGAGCCTTGAACGCCCCAGAGGCTCCTGAGTTCCCAGACATTTCTTCACGCAGCA TGACTGCCATTCTCCGTTCTTTTGCAAGTCAGGAGAAACCATCTGTGGtcgttctgcaagctctgaacgaAGAGTTAACACAAGGCCTATCTTCTGATCCCGCTACTTCCGTCGGTCTGCAACCTTTGGAACCCCAAACCTCAAATGCAGTAGCCACTTCGACACTTATTGAACCATCTGCCCCCAGCCCTGCAGACTCAGCCCTACTCCGAGTCTCTGATCGACCTGCAACTGAGCCATCGCCAGCAGGACAAGTGCCCTCTCCCCCTCCTACTATGAACCTGCGTCTTGAGCGCGAGGGCAAAAGAGTGGCGCCGGTCACCGCGACTTCTCCTCCACCCCCTCGCCGTCAACGTGTAGTTGGTATCTCTTCTCCTTCTAGGTCCTCGGATACAAGCTTGGCCCAggagaaggcctctgatctgGGAATTGCAGACCTGTCATTGgagatctcgtgcaaagaaaacttCCTGAatacacga ACCTGTTCCGCGAGTTTGAGTGCCGTTCAACAAGCAgccgagcttcagcgagagaatGCGGTGCTCAAGGCCAGTCTCCGGGAACTAGAGCCTCTTGTGGCTTCCTCAACTCCTCCTGAGCCTTCACTTGGAAATTTGGATGTCTATCTGCGTGCCGCTGGGGAATCTACGTCCTCTGCCCGAGCCAACTCCCATGCCGCCTTCGATAAGCTACAAAAGTTGGAGGCGGCCTTAAAGACGAGTGAATCCTCATTGGCTTCTGAAGCGGAGTGCCATCGATCGGCAGTTTCTGAACTGAAAAATAAAGAGGCAGAGCTGCTTTCCCGATCAGCTGAGTTGACACTGTTACGGCAAAGTCAGGAGCTCCTGCAAATAGGATTGGCCGATGCCCAGGCTCTGGCTCTTGCTTCCGTTGCCCGGGAGGTAACCATGCAGACTCAATGGGAAACTTGCCAAGCCACTCTTCAATCTTTGCAAGCAGATCTCTTGAAGGCCCAGGAAGCAGCATCTCAGGGCCAGAGCGACTTATCCGTGGCCCGCGCTGAGGCTGCCGAGAACAAAAATAGCTTGGAAGTGTACCAGGCTGGCGAACCAGGGCGGCTGAAAGTCTACAGACTGGCCTACATCCGCTCTTCCTTATTCCTCCGAAAGCTGGGGAGCTAG